The genomic interval CCGTCGGCGGTTCCCTCACCATCGAGAACGCACACGACGTCATCATCAAGACCAACGCGACGGTCGCCGTCGAGAAATCCGAGGACGTCAAAGTCGAAGATATGGCGGACGTGACCGTCCACAACGCCGAGCAAGTCGACGAGGACGACGGCCTGTTCTGAGCGGTCGGGAGTTACTGACGCCCCAGCCCGTCGAAGCGCGTCCGGGTGTAGACAGTGCGGTCGAACTCGGTGTAGGTGTGGAAGGTCTCGTAGCCGTCTTCGCGGGCGTCGACGGCCGTCACCGCCCGCTCGTCGAACGCGTAGTGGAGGTCGAACTCCCGTTCGGCCGGGTAGGCCTCCAGCGGGCGCGTCTCGATGGTGAGTTCGCAGTCGACAGCGCCGACCTCGTATCGGTACTGGCCCGAACAGCCCTCGACCAGCGAAACGGTCCGCGTTCGCGGCATCGCGACGCTGCGACAGGAGGCGATCTCGTGGAAATCGATTGCCGGGGCCGTGATGTAGTGAGAGCTCCCGATGACGCGACAGTCGAACGCGACACCGTCGACGGAGAGTCGCTCCGTCGCGTACACCGACAGCGCGTCGCTGTCGGGCGCCGTCGTCCCGATGCCGAATTCGAGCGTCTCGTGGCGGCTCTCAGTTGATGATGATGTCATAGTTGGGGTCGAAGATGCTGTTGGGCTCGACGCCGTTGTACCGGGGCACCGGGCGCCAGCGGGCGTCGGCGTACCGACGCTGCTGTGTGGCGGTCAGATTAGAGGCCGTCCCGAGCGCCGGCGAGGGTCGGGGGCCCGGCGCGAAGACGTAGAACCGCTCGCCGCGTTCGGTCTCGCCGTCGCCGTCGGTGTCGTCCCACGCGTTGTAGGTGACCTTTCGGTCGAAGCCGGCGGTCCCGACGGTGTTCATGTAGGTCTTGTAGTGCGTCGAGAACGCGTCCCGCTGGTAGCCCCAGGAGACGACGACCCCGTCGTCGGTCAGGTGGCCGCGAACGAGC from Halomicroarcula saliterrae carries:
- a CDS encoding DUF2617 family protein is translated as MTSSSTESRHETLEFGIGTTAPDSDALSVYATERLSVDGVAFDCRVIGSSHYITAPAIDFHEIASCRSVAMPRTRTVSLVEGCSGQYRYEVGAVDCELTIETRPLEAYPAEREFDLHYAFDERAVTAVDAREDGYETFHTYTEFDRTVYTRTRFDGLGRQ